The Vigna angularis cultivar LongXiaoDou No.4 chromosome 9, ASM1680809v1, whole genome shotgun sequence DNA window TGAGAGATAAAATACATCTTAAGTTTTGTCATATAAGTTTTAACATACTTTTCCAAATTATatacatcaaaataaatattaagttcGGATTTAGAATTCAGATCAACGGTTTATTGTTATATGAGTTGTTAGTTATTCAAATGCTCATCTTCATGTTATCATTTATAGTTGTCGTTTATCCGTTATGCTTTGAGGTTACTTGGAGAAGATACTCCAATACCAAAGTTAATAAAGATTCGACCGTTTAAGCTATTAATGCATATTAAATGTCATCATCCACTTCTTTATCTCAAGTGTATTTATAAACTTCAGGTGAGTTTTGGACTAATGACAACATAATAATGGTCCAATTGGTAATAAATTATACTTTGTCTTAAATTGATCAATATTAAAGGTAATTTCTCTATAGGTTGATTGTTTGGCTTTTGGTCACAGTCACACAGTTTTAGGAGTAGTGTGTGGTCATGTTTATGGCATGACTGACCGTTTGGACCATTAGGTCCAAAGGTCACACAGTCATATTGTACAATAACGGTTTAATAACAGTTAATAGTATAGAttcaataaataacaataaaataaatgtttaatgattataatatcatattaagaaataaattttgaaatataatataattttataaaactgatTTATAAATTAAGATTCGCATAACATAACGAGAGATTAAGCTTATACAGATTGTTTCGGGGGGTCCTTGACTGGACGAGTTGTGTTGTAGACTGAATGAGTTGTGTTGTAGACTAGACAGGTTGAGTCACTCATCGAGTTGTTTCTACCACTTGGTTTCCATGATGTCCACAACACTCAGTTTGCATGTTGTCTACATTGCTTGGTTTCCATGTCCATAGTGCTCGGTTTCCACACTACCCATAGTCCATGATTTCTAGGTCCATAATCTGCTCGAATGGTACCTGTAGAAGGTACTTCGATGTTAAAGTCagtagatgatttttttttagcaATTGATGCATATTTTATTCACATAATGTTAAAGTCATACTTGAGACCTTTATATATAGTATTTGCGATGAATCTTTACCTTTAGTAGACGATCCAATCATACATTAATCTACATTATGAACATGCTCTGATTAGTTGGCCATGTTGTTTAATTATGATCATGCTAAGACTGGTTGGCCATGTTGTGACCAGTCGATCTAGAGTGAGGCTTTTTCTGGAAGTGATTAGTCTTTGAGATTAGCTATAGGAGAGCTCAGTCTTGGAGATTAGCTAGGAGAGCTTGGTCTTGGAACTGTGTTGAAGTTTAGGTGGAGGAGGAGCTCAGTCTTGAAAGAGCTCGATCTGAGAAAAACAATTTGGAAAGCTTGATCCAGAGAGCTCAGCTTGAGGAGGTCAACCTATAGAGATAGACCTAAAAAAAGATAGTCTAGAAAACTCAATCTAAGAAAATCCACTTGAAAAACTCAACCTAAAAGAAAACGACTTAATCATATCAATATGAAAAAATCGATCCAAAGAGGTCAGTCTTAAAAGTCAACTAAGTGAACTTGGATAAACtctcaattttttaaaagtcCAATCTAAATAAACTCAACCTAAAAAAATTAGTCTCGATAAACTCTATTTTTGGAGAACTCGACTGTATGACATAGGGTAAACAGaccataatttatttatttttaaagaaaaatgtcaAACAGTCATCATATTTAACTGGAAAAGGGTTGTTTTTCATGTTCAAAAAATACACGTAATTTCATACGGAAAAAACACTCACGCCACGAATAAAAtcaattcataaatataatataatttagtcgGCAGGGAGATGACGCAAACAAATTGCCTTTAAAACTGGTTAATCataaagtttattaaatttcCTACCAAATATTTCACGTAATACTATAATTAAATACATGAAattcacatttaatatatataatatatgcgTCACTGGCTGACAAGAACTAAAAGATGACACTGCACGTGATAtgcatttttctttattaatattcaTACTTTGTcgatttatcttttatatatatttgtatcttTGACATTCCTCTAATGGTCCAAAAAGAAACGTTTATTTAAACCTTGTGCTCttaatttgaaacttttaccaatacaaaattaattcacagacattattattaaatttgtttcattttcacaaAACTTTGCCTATAAAAAGGGAGATTGTCCCCTTTATTTATGGTAGCTTCatgtagaatatttttaatatatctttttcgcttccaaaaatatattatgtatataaaattaaatatttgtaaaaaacataatattttattaaaaaataagtttaaataaaaagacaGAACTGAAATGGAAATTTCCATTTTAATGGAGAAGTAATTAGAATATGAGAAGGTGTGATGAAAGAGCATGAAATATAAGGATAAAGGTAAAAACAAATGATTGTTGCTGTGGAAAGAGAGAAGGGAAGCAGAAAGAGGTTTTCGTTCCCATTTCCATGAACTTTCGATGAGGGACCCATAAACTTTGAGATAAAAGTCACAGTCCCATCTCTCAAAACCCAtgcctcttcttcttctttttctctcctcaTGCCAACCAAATCATCCATCACTAACTACGTGAACAGAGATGATGTCGAAGATAACAATTCTGCGAGCAGTGGTTGAAGGACTAACGTACTTGGTGGCCTTTTTAACGAAAGTGCTGGGGAGCGAAAAGGGTCGTCCTCATCAACAGAAGAGTGCGGAGGAGGAAGCGAACGAGAGGTTTGGTCTGAGTTGGAGGGTGGCGGTGGAAGCAAACAATGTGTGTCCATGGCGGAAGGTGCCACTTCAGTGCTACCAGCACCTTCAGAACTACATGTGTGCAGGACAGTACGAGCGTGACCTAAACCTTGTCGTAGATAACATCCTCATCTATGCCTCTCAGATTCCTCTTTCCCCTGACGGCATGGATGCCTGGATTCTTGATGTCGACGACACTTGCATCTCCAACTTTTCTTACTACGAAAAGAGGCGATTTGGGTACGTAACTCACTGTCTTTTGCTTCTTCCATATTTACACactaactatatatatatatttattattttttaagtttgagaactaatatttgtaaatggaggaattgaaat harbors:
- the LOC108346335 gene encoding acid phosphatase 1, yielding MMSKITILRAVVEGLTYLVAFLTKVLGSEKGRPHQQKSAEEEANERFGLSWRVAVEANNVCPWRKVPLQCYQHLQNYMCAGQYERDLNLVVDNILIYASQIPLSPDGMDAWILDVDDTCISNFSYYEKRRFGCDPFDSTIFKEWIMEGKCPANPAVRSLFKSLKERGFKLFLLTGRDQATLSTITSNNLHSQGFVGYQRLILRSPEYKGQSAVKYKSAIRKEIEREGYRIWGNVGDQWSDLQGECLGKRTFKLPNPMYFIS